A single window of Archangium gephyra DNA harbors:
- a CDS encoding DUF2293 domain-containing protein: protein MSDSLTVSPTSDPRRVRAADGSILSVPPGWALLPPGDAGLTRRVKAAGPSWTVVEKKGRKIFSQGVWAPEAHITAARVALESERATPAYAKKREADVRRREREQAEYEVDFANTVLRFLAFAPVFTAQAKKLAVAVAAHATPVGSGTVARTERIPIERRAEAAVIAWMRHQTTAYDNLSIARVKGARREVRRELAEVSRAVLDLHRRDVPHAPAACPLCTALGRLGAPSVARG from the coding sequence ATGAGCGACTCCCTCACCGTCTCCCCCACGAGCGACCCGCGCCGCGTGCGCGCTGCCGACGGCTCCATCCTCTCCGTGCCCCCTGGCTGGGCCCTGTTGCCCCCGGGTGATGCGGGACTCACCCGCCGGGTGAAGGCGGCCGGCCCCAGCTGGACGGTGGTGGAGAAGAAGGGCCGTAAAATCTTCTCCCAGGGAGTCTGGGCGCCGGAGGCCCACATCACCGCCGCCCGGGTGGCCCTGGAGTCCGAGCGCGCCACCCCCGCCTATGCGAAGAAGCGGGAGGCGGACGTGCGCCGCCGCGAGCGCGAGCAGGCCGAGTACGAAGTGGACTTCGCCAACACGGTGCTGCGCTTCCTCGCCTTCGCGCCCGTCTTCACGGCGCAGGCGAAGAAGCTGGCGGTGGCGGTGGCGGCCCACGCCACCCCGGTGGGCAGTGGCACGGTGGCCCGGACCGAGCGCATCCCCATCGAGCGCCGCGCCGAGGCGGCGGTCATCGCCTGGATGCGGCACCAGACGACGGCCTACGACAACCTCTCCATCGCCCGGGTGAAGGGGGCCCGCCGCGAGGTGCGCCGCGAGCTGGCCGAGGTGTCCCGCGCGGTGTTGGACCTGCACCGCCGCGACGTGCCCCATGCTCCGGCCGCGTGCCCCCTGTGCACGGCCCTGGGACGGC